The following nucleotide sequence is from Pandoraea thiooxydans.
TGTTGATGCCCAGCAACGGAGTTTTCAGGTGCAGCGCGGTGTCGAGTTCCTGGGCGCCGTGCACTTCGACCAATACGGCCATGCCCAGCTCATGCGCCTGCGCTTCGAGTTCCTGCATATGCGGCAGTTCGAGTGCGGCGACGATCAGCAGGACGCAGTCGGCGCCCATCGCACGTGCTTCGTAGATCTGATAGGCATCGATCATGAAGTCCTTGCGCAGCACGGGTAGCGTGCATGCGGCGCGCGCTTGCTGCAGGTAGGCCGGACTGCCCTGGAAGAATTGTCGATCGGTGAGCACCGACAGGCACGCGGCGCCGTGCCGCGCGTATGACTGGGCGATCTCGGCCGGCACGAATTGCTCGCGCAGGATGCCTTTGGACGGGCTGGCTTTCTTGATTTCGGCGATGACTGCGGCGTGGCCTGCCGCGATGCGGCCGCGCAATGCGTTGGCGAAATCGCGCGGCTGCAGCGTGGCGTCGTGCCGGGTCGCCTCGGCCTCGCGGCGCAAGCTGGGCAGATCGCGAGCGCGGCTCGCGGCGGCGATCTCCTCGGCCTTGACGGCGAGGATTTTGTCGAGAATGGTGGACATGTCGTCTTTCCTGCGTGCTGTGACGGCGCTACTGCTTGAAGCGTTGCGTGTAGGCGGCGAATTCGTCGACTTTCGCGCGGGCCGCGCCGCTGGCGATGGTCTCGCGCGCCAGCGTGATGCCCTCACCGATCGAATCGACCTTGTTGGCGGCATACAAGGCAGCCCCTGCGTTGAGCGTGACGATTTCGCGGGCGACGCCCGGCTGGTTTTCCAGGGCGCCCAGCAGCATCACCTTCGAATCCGCTGCATCGGCGACTTTCAGGCTGCGGTTGCTGACCATTTGCAGGCCGAAGTCCTCGGGGTGGATTTCGTATTCGCGCACTTGCCCGTCCTTGAGCTCGCCCACCAGCGTGGCGGCACCGAGCGAGACTTCATCCATGCCGTCCTTGCCGTAGACCGCCAGCACGTGTTGCGCGCCCAGGCGCTGCATCACGCGGACCTGAATGCCGACGAGGTCGGGGTGGAACACGCCCATCAACTGGTTGGGCGCGCCAGCCGGATTGGTCAGCGGGCCGAGGATGTTGAAAATGGTGCGCACACCCAGTTCCTTGCGGATCGGTGCGACATTTTTCATCGCCGGATGATGGTTGGGGGCGAACATGAAGCCGATGCCGACCGCCTGCAGGCATTCGGCTACCTGCTCGGGTTCGAGCATGATGTTGACGCCGAGCGCCTCGAGTACGTCCGCGCTGCCCGACTTGGAGCTGACGCCGCGATTGCCGTGCTTGGCGACTTTCGCGCCGGTCGCGGCCACCACGAACATCGAGGCGGTGGAGATATTGAAGGTGTGGGAGCCGTCGCCGCCGGTACCGACGATATCGACGAAGTGCTCGATGCGCGGGACCTCGACGTGTCGGGCAAACTCGCGCATGACCTGGGCGGCTGCCGCGATTTCGCCGATGGTTTCCTTTTTGACGCGCAGACCGGTAATGATGGCCGAGGCCATCACCGGGGACATCTCGCCGGTCATGATCATGCGCATCAGATGAAGCATCTCGTCGTGGAAAATCTCGCGATGCTCGATGGTCCGCTGCAGCGCTTCCTGGGGGGTGATCGTCATGGGAGTCTCCATTATTGGGTCTGCGTGCGTTGCAATCGTGTCGATAGGATCGCCGTCATGGCCGCTGAGCCTGCAGGAAGTTGCGCAGCAAGTCGTGGCCGTGCTCGGAGAGAATCGACTCGGGGTGGAACTGCACGCCCTCGATGGCGAATTGTTTGTGGCGCACGCCCATGATTTCGCCGTCGTCGGTCCAGGCGGTGATCTCAAGACAATCGGGCAGGCTGGCGCGCTCGATTGCCAGCGAGTGATAGCGCGTGACGGTAAAGTGCCTGGGCAGGTTGGCGAACACCCCTTGCTGGGTGGTTTCAATGCGGCTGACCTTGCCGTGCATGATTTGCTGCGCACGCACGATCTTGCCACCGAATGCTTCGCCGATTGCCTGGTGGCCCAGGCAGACGCCGAGAATCGGCAGCTGGCCGGCGAAATGGCGCAACACGTCGACCGTGATGCCTGCGTTGGACGGGTGGCTCGGCCCGGGCGACAGGCAGATGCGCTCGGGTTTGAGCGCGGCGATTTCATCGAGCGTGATTTCGTCGTTGCGAAAGACCCGGACGTCTTCGCCGAGCTCGCCGAAATACTGCACGACGTTATAGGTGAACGAGTCGTAGTTGTCGATCATCAGCAGCATGGTCAGATCTCCGAATCCAGTCCGTCTTGCACTTGTTCGGCTGCGCGCAGCACGGCGCGCGCCTTGTTTTCCGTCTCTTGCCATTCGGATTCGGGAACCGAGTCGGCGACGATGCCGGCAGCGGCCTGCACATAGAGCGTGCCGTCCTTGATGACGCCGGTGCGGATGGCGATGGCCAGGTCCATTTCGCCGCCGAACGACAGGTAGCCGACCGCGCCTCCGTACAGGCCGCGCTTGACGGGCTCGAGTTCGTCGATCAGTTCCATCGCGCGCACCTTGGGCGCGCCGGTGAGCGTGCCGGCGGGGAACGTCGCGCGCAGGACGTCGATGTTGTTCAGGCCGGGCTTGAGACGGCCCTCGACCGAACTGACGATGTGTTGCACGTGCGAATATTTTTCGATGACCATCTTGTCGGTGACGACCACCGATCCGGTTTGCGCGATGCGGCCCACGTCGTTGCGCGCCAGATCGATCAGCATGACGTGCTCGGCGATTTCCTTCGGGTCGTTCAGCAGTTCGGTGGCCAGCTCGGCGTCGCGCTCTGGCGTCGCGCCGCGCGGGCGGGTGCCGGCCAGCGGCCGGATGGTGACGATCTCGGCCGGACCTCCCGGGGTGTTGCGCTGTTCCTGCCGCACCAGAATTTCGGGTGACGCGCCGACCACCTGGAAGTCGCCGAAATTGTAGAAGTACATGTATGGCGAAGGATTCAGCGAGCGCAGCGCCCGATACAGAGACAGCGGTGCGTCGCGGTAAGGCTTGGTGATGCGCTGGCCGACCTGGACCTGCATCAGCTCGCCCGCAGCGATGGCTTCCTTGGCCTTGGCGACCGCGGCCAGGTAATCGGTTTTGTCGAACTCGCGATAGGTCTGGGTGCGCACGCTCGGCGAAGTCACCGGCGCATCGACCGGGGCGCGCAGCCGCTGGCGCAGCTCGCGCAGGCGCAGGCGAGCGTGCGAGTAGGCCTCGGGTTGCGACGGATCGGCGTAGACGATCAGGTAGAGCTTGCCGGTGAGGTTGTCGATCACGGCGAGCTCTTCAGTGAGCAGCAGCTGGATGTCGGGCAGGCCGAGATCGTCGGGTGGCGTGCTGTGCGCGAGCTTTTTCTCGATGTAGCGCACCGCGTCGTAGCCGAAGTAGCCGGCCAGGCCGCCGCAAAAGCGCGGCATGCCGGGGCGCAGCGCGACCTTGAAGCGCGCCTGGAATTGCGTGATGAATTCGAGCGGATCGCCTTCGTGGGTTTCGATGACGGCGTTGTCGCGCACCACTTCGATGCGCGGCCCGAAGCTGCGCAGCCGGGTGCGGGCCGACAGCCCGATGAAGGAGTAGCGGCCAAAGCGTTCGCCGCCGACGACCGATTCCAGCAGGAAGGTGCAGGCGCCGCGCCGGTCACCTTGCGCCAGTTTCAGGTATAGCGAAAGCGGCGTTTCGAGGTCGGCGAAGGCCTCGGCGATCAGCGGAATGCGGTTATAGCCTTGGACGGCCAGGGATTTGAATTCGAGTTCGGTCATGTTTCTCTGTCCAGGAGAGCGCGACGCGCGCTATGGCTTCAGGCCCGCGTGCCGCGACCAGCTGGCCTGCGGGCAACGTGCGGATCGTCCAAACGGGCCGACTGGGCCGATGATGAGGACGGTGAAGCAGAGGCAAAAAACGGAAGCTGAAGGCGAACTTCAGCGGCCCTGTGGAGCTTTTTAGCTCAGCAAGACCAGCGGCGCCAGGGCCATGCCCCCCGGTCGATACCGCTCAGACACCGTTTTTTGTTGAGAAACATGCAATCGGTCAGTTGGTTGATAGTGACGCTGTGTGATCCGCGGCCGGCAAAATCGCTTGCGCAGCGGCGAAAAGCGAAGCCACTATACCATCGGAATCCGCCGCTTGTATAGCGTTGCCATGGTTGTATCCGTAGGGCACGGTCAGGACCCGGCAACCGGCCGCGCGCGCTGCCATGACGTCGTTTTCCGAGTCGCCGATGAGCACCGCCGAGGCCGGACTCACGCCCAGTGCCTCACACGCCTTGAGCAGCGGCAGCGGGTCGGGCTTTTTGCGTGGCCAGCTGTCACCGCCGTAGACCAGCTCGAAAAAACCCTCCAAATCATGATATTGGAGCAATTCGACAGCGAACCGGTGGGGTTTGTTGGTGATGCAGGCCAGCGGCAGGCCGCCCTCGCGCAGGCTCGCGAGCCCTTCGCGCACGTGCGGATAGACGGTGGTGTGGCGACCGTTGATCGTTGCGTAGGCCTGCTGGTAGCACGCCAGCGCGGCGTCGAATTCTGTGGCCGCGCGCGCCGGCGGGAGGGTTTCGGCCAGCACCGATTGAATCAGGTGTTCCGACCCTTTCCCGATGAAGTGGAGAATTTTCTGGCGCGGCAGCGGCGCTGCGCCGAATTGGTCGAGCATGGCGTTGATGGCCGCGGTGAAGTCATCCACCGTGTCGACCAGCGTGCCGTCGAGATCGATCAGGCACGCCCGGACGTCTGTCAGTCGAGGCTGGTTCATTGGACGGTCGCCAGTTCGGCGCGCATTTTGGCGATCACGGCGCGGTAGTCGGGCTGCCCGAAAATGGCCGAGCCGGCCACGAAGGTGTCGGCGCCGGCCGCCGCGATCGCGGCGATGTTGTCCACCTTGACGCCGCCGTCGACTTCGAGTCGGATTTCGCGCCCGGTGCGGTCGCGGTAGGCATCGATCATGGCGCGCGCGGTGCGCAGCTTGTTGAGTGCCTCCGGAATGAACGATTGGCCGCCGTAACCGGGATTGACCGACATGATCAGCACCAGGTCGAGCCGGTCGAGCACGTGATCGAGGTAATTCAGGGGTGTGGCGGGGTTGAATACCAGCCCGGCCTGGCAGCCGCATTCACGGATCAGCGACAAGGTGCGGTCGACGTGGTCGACGGCCTCCGGGTGGAAGCTGATGAGATTGGCGCCGGCTTTGGCGAAATCGGTGGCGATGCGGTCGACTGGACGCACCATCAGATGCACGTCGATCGGAATATCGACATGCGGGCGCAGTGCCTCGCAGACCATCGGGCCCATCGTCAGATTGGGCACGTAATGGTTGTCCATCACGTCGAAGTGGATCCAGTCGGCGCCGGCGGCGGCGACGTTGCGCACCTCTTCGCCCAGACGGGCGAAATCGGCTGACAGGATGCTGGGGGCGAGGCGGAATTGGCGCATGAGGAGCGATCGGGCAAAAACGCTATTTTAATTCGTCTGGCGCGCCACCGGGGAAAGTCGCCGTGCCGATGCCGGTTGCGGCCCGCCCGAACTTGCCGCAGAATGGCCCATCGACGGACGCCAGAAGCCGTCAAGCCGCGATCTGCTTTGCCGGGGGACATCGCCCACGTTTGCCAGCGCGCCGCACATGACAGGATAACGATGAGCCAGTATGAATTCACCATTTCGGTTCGGCCGCAGTATCTGCCCGAGCAGTCCGAACCCGAACGACGCCAGTTCGCATTTGCCTACACCATTACGATCCGCAATACCGGTCAGGTGCCGGCTCAGTTGATTTCCCGCCATTGGGTGATCACCGACAGCGAGGACCGGGTGCAGGAGGTCAAGGGATTGGGGGTGGTCGGTCATCAGCCGTTTTTGCAGCCTGGCGAGCAGTTCGAATACACCAGTTGGGCCATGATCGCGACGCCGGTGGGTTCGATGCGGGGTTCGTATTTTTGCGTGGCCGAGGACGGTGAGCGGTTCGAGGCGCCGATTGCCGAATTCGCGCTGACCATGCCGCGTACGCTGCATTGAGCGCGGCGCCGGTCATGAACGATCGTCGTCGCGCCGGTCGCGCCCGCCACGCTGGTTCATGCGCCACACGATGATGCCGAGGATCACGAACGCCAGTAACATTTCCGGCAGGATCAGTAACGCCGGGTATTTGTCGAATAGCTCGCCCATGAAGTCCTCTCCTGGAATGTTGACAATGATGCGCTACGGCAAAACGAGCCTGGCGCTGCTGATGAGTCTGTTTTTGTTTGCCTGCGCCAGTTATACGCCGAAATCCGAGGTGGGGGGTAGTGCCGGTGTGCCGGCGGCGCCATCGGGCGATATGCGTGCGGTTGCCTGGACGCAGGTCGACGGCTGGCAGGACGACTCCCTGATCGGTGCCGATGCGGCGCTCCTGCAAAATTGTTCGAAGTTGTCCCAACAACCCAATTGGCGGGCGCCGTGTGCCGCCGCAGTGCAACTCGATGCGCTTGATCCCGAGGCGATCCGCGCATTCTTCCAGCGATATTTCACGCCGTTCGAGTTGTTCAACCGCGATGGCAGCCACACAGGGCTGATCACCGGCTATTACGAGCCGTTGTTGCATGGCTCGCGCGTGCGCCACGGCATTTACCAGACCCCCCTTTATCATTGGCCTGCCGGACGGCCGCGAGGCTCGCTGCCGGCGCGCGCCGACCTGATGCGCAGCGGCATCCTGCGGGGCAACGAGCTGGTGTACGTCGATGATCCGATCGAAGCGTTTTTTCTCCAGGTGCAGGGCTCTGGCCAGATCGAACTGGATGACGGCACGATCATGCGGGTGGGCTACGACGGCACCAATGACAAGCCGTACCGATCGATCGGGCGCTGGCTGATCGATCATGGTGATTTGAGCCCGGCCCAGGCAACCATGCAAGGTATTCGGGCTTGGGCTCGTGCCAATCCGCAGCGCGTGGCGGCGCTGCTCAATGTCAATCCGCGTTTCGTTTTTTTCCGCGAGATGCCGAACGACGGAGTCGGCGGGCTGGAAGGGCCGATCGGCGCGCTCGGCGTGCCTTTGACCGCGCAGCGTTCGATCGCGGTCGATCCGCGTGCCGTGCCGCTGGGCAGCCCGGTTTTTCTGAGCACGACGCGCCCGGCACCGGGGGGGGTGTCGGGCGGGCCGCTGACGCGTCTGATGTTCGCGCAGGACACGGGCAGCGCGATCAAGGGCGGCGTGCGTGCCGATTTCTTCTGGGGACTGGGTGACCAGGCTGGAGATATTGCCGGGCGGATGCGCCAGCAGGGGCGGATGTGGGTGTTGCTGCCGAACGCCCAGGTGTTGTCGGAGGCGGCGGTCTCGCAATGAGACCGCGCACGCCTCGCCGTCGGCCGCAGCGGCGAGGCGAGGCGGGGCGAGAGGCTTAACGCGGACGCTTGTCGATCACGCGGCGCGCCTTGCCCGCCGAGCGCTCGATGCCACCGACCGGCTTGACCTGCACGCCGGTCGACACACCGATGAACGTCTTGATGTCGCGCCTGAGCGCGGCACCGGCCGACTGAAGCTCGGCGGCATCGTGTGCAGCCGGTGTCGCTTCGACGTAGATCATCATGGTGTCCATCGGCCCTTCCTTGTCGAGCACGATCTGATAGTGCGGCGCGAGCAGCGGTTGCTTGAGCAGCAATTCCTCGATTTGCGACGGGAAGACGTTTACGCCGCGGATGATCATCATGTCGTCCGAGCGGCCGGTGATCTTTTCCATGCGGCGCATGGTGCGTGCCGTACCGGGCAGCAGGCGCGTCAAATCGCGCGTGCGGTAGCGGATGATCGGCAGCGCTTCCTTGGTGAGCGAGGTGAAGACGAGTTCGCCGAACGCGCCGTCGGGCAGCACTTCGCCGCTGACCGGGTCGATGATTTCCGGATAAAAGTGATCTTCCCAGATGGTGGGGCCATCCTTGGTTTGCGCGCACTCGCAGGCCACGCCCGGGCCCATCACCTCGGACAATCCATAGATGTCGACGGCGTCGATGCCGACACGTTTTTCGATGGCCTGGCGCATGTCGTTGGTCCACGGCTCCGCGCCGAAGATGCCGATGCGCAATGACGACTCGGCCGGCGGCATGCCTTGCCGCTCGAACTCGTCGGCGATCGCCAGCATATAGCTTGGCGTGACCATGATGATGTCGGGTTTGAAGTCCTGAATCAGCTGGACTTGCTTTTCGGTTTGGCCGCCCCCGAACGGGATGACCGTCATGCCCAGCTTCTCGGCGCCGT
It contains:
- the rpe gene encoding ribulose-phosphate 3-epimerase, which produces MRQFRLAPSILSADFARLGEEVRNVAAAGADWIHFDVMDNHYVPNLTMGPMVCEALRPHVDIPIDVHLMVRPVDRIATDFAKAGANLISFHPEAVDHVDRTLSLIRECGCQAGLVFNPATPLNYLDHVLDRLDLVLIMSVNPGYGGQSFIPEALNKLRTARAMIDAYRDRTGREIRLEVDGGVKVDNIAAIAAAGADTFVAGSAIFGQPDYRAVIAKMRAELATVQ
- a CDS encoding phosphoglycolate phosphatase; amino-acid sequence: MNQPRLTDVRACLIDLDGTLVDTVDDFTAAINAMLDQFGAAPLPRQKILHFIGKGSEHLIQSVLAETLPPARAATEFDAALACYQQAYATINGRHTTVYPHVREGLASLREGGLPLACITNKPHRFAVELLQYHDLEGFFELVYGGDSWPRKKPDPLPLLKACEALGVSPASAVLIGDSENDVMAARAAGCRVLTVPYGYNHGNAIQAADSDGIVASLFAAAQAILPAADHTASLSTN
- the trpE gene encoding anthranilate synthase component I; the encoded protein is MTELEFKSLAVQGYNRIPLIAEAFADLETPLSLYLKLAQGDRRGACTFLLESVVGGERFGRYSFIGLSARTRLRSFGPRIEVVRDNAVIETHEGDPLEFITQFQARFKVALRPGMPRFCGGLAGYFGYDAVRYIEKKLAHSTPPDDLGLPDIQLLLTEELAVIDNLTGKLYLIVYADPSQPEAYSHARLRLRELRQRLRAPVDAPVTSPSVRTQTYREFDKTDYLAAVAKAKEAIAAGELMQVQVGQRITKPYRDAPLSLYRALRSLNPSPYMYFYNFGDFQVVGASPEILVRQEQRNTPGGPAEIVTIRPLAGTRPRGATPERDAELATELLNDPKEIAEHVMLIDLARNDVGRIAQTGSVVVTDKMVIEKYSHVQHIVSSVEGRLKPGLNNIDVLRATFPAGTLTGAPKVRAMELIDELEPVKRGLYGGAVGYLSFGGEMDLAIAIRTGVIKDGTLYVQAAAGIVADSVPESEWQETENKARAVLRAAEQVQDGLDSEI
- the trpC gene encoding indole-3-glycerol phosphate synthase TrpC — translated: MSTILDKILAVKAEEIAAASRARDLPSLRREAEATRHDATLQPRDFANALRGRIAAGHAAVIAEIKKASPSKGILREQFVPAEIAQSYARHGAACLSVLTDRQFFQGSPAYLQQARAACTLPVLRKDFMIDAYQIYEARAMGADCVLLIVAALELPHMQELEAQAHELGMAVLVEVHGAQELDTALHLKTPLLGINNRNLHTFEVSLDNTLRLLPQIPDERLVVTESGILDRDDVGRMRDANVHAFLVGEAFMRAADPGAELARLFG
- the paaK gene encoding phenylacetate--CoA ligase PaaK, producing the protein MTTALPLESIETASLDELQALQLERLKWSIKHAYENSPVYRKKFDEAGVHPDDLKTLSDIAKFPFTTKQDLRENYPFGMFAVPMERVARIHASSGTTGKPTVVGYTQGDIDTWAGLVARSIRAAGARRGDKVHVSYGYGLFTGGLGAHYGAEKLGMTVIPFGGGQTEKQVQLIQDFKPDIIMVTPSYMLAIADEFERQGMPPAESSLRIGIFGAEPWTNDMRQAIEKRVGIDAVDIYGLSEVMGPGVACECAQTKDGPTIWEDHFYPEIIDPVSGEVLPDGAFGELVFTSLTKEALPIIRYRTRDLTRLLPGTARTMRRMEKITGRSDDMMIIRGVNVFPSQIEELLLKQPLLAPHYQIVLDKEGPMDTMMIYVEATPAAHDAAELQSAGAALRRDIKTFIGVSTGVQVKPVGGIERSAGKARRVIDKRPR
- the trpD gene encoding anthranilate phosphoribosyltransferase — its product is MTITPQEALQRTIEHREIFHDEMLHLMRMIMTGEMSPVMASAIITGLRVKKETIGEIAAAAQVMREFARHVEVPRIEHFVDIVGTGGDGSHTFNISTASMFVVAATGAKVAKHGNRGVSSKSGSADVLEALGVNIMLEPEQVAECLQAVGIGFMFAPNHHPAMKNVAPIRKELGVRTIFNILGPLTNPAGAPNQLMGVFHPDLVGIQVRVMQRLGAQHVLAVYGKDGMDEVSLGAATLVGELKDGQVREYEIHPEDFGLQMVSNRSLKVADAADSKVMLLGALENQPGVAREIVTLNAGAALYAANKVDSIGEGITLARETIASGAARAKVDEFAAYTQRFKQ
- a CDS encoding aminodeoxychorismate/anthranilate synthase component II, yielding MLLMIDNYDSFTYNVVQYFGELGEDVRVFRNDEITLDEIAALKPERICLSPGPSHPSNAGITVDVLRHFAGQLPILGVCLGHQAIGEAFGGKIVRAQQIMHGKVSRIETTQQGVFANLPRHFTVTRYHSLAIERASLPDCLEITAWTDDGEIMGVRHKQFAIEGVQFHPESILSEHGHDLLRNFLQAQRP
- a CDS encoding murein transglycosylase A is translated as MMRYGKTSLALLMSLFLFACASYTPKSEVGGSAGVPAAPSGDMRAVAWTQVDGWQDDSLIGADAALLQNCSKLSQQPNWRAPCAAAVQLDALDPEAIRAFFQRYFTPFELFNRDGSHTGLITGYYEPLLHGSRVRHGIYQTPLYHWPAGRPRGSLPARADLMRSGILRGNELVYVDDPIEAFFLQVQGSGQIELDDGTIMRVGYDGTNDKPYRSIGRWLIDHGDLSPAQATMQGIRAWARANPQRVAALLNVNPRFVFFREMPNDGVGGLEGPIGALGVPLTAQRSIAVDPRAVPLGSPVFLSTTRPAPGGVSGGPLTRLMFAQDTGSAIKGGVRADFFWGLGDQAGDIAGRMRQQGRMWVLLPNAQVLSEAAVSQ
- the apaG gene encoding Co2+/Mg2+ efflux protein ApaG encodes the protein MSQYEFTISVRPQYLPEQSEPERRQFAFAYTITIRNTGQVPAQLISRHWVITDSEDRVQEVKGLGVVGHQPFLQPGEQFEYTSWAMIATPVGSMRGSYFCVAEDGERFEAPIAEFALTMPRTLH